The stretch of DNA TCGCGGTTCAGCCGCGGGCCTGCTAACCGCAGCGCTGGCGGTAGCGGCACACGCCGTAGGTAGCGGTGCGCCACCGTCGGGTGCGGTCGTCGCGCAACTGGCAGTGCTGGCCGCGACGATTGGCGCGCTCGCGGCGGCCGTCACCCGCGCGGCCGACGCCAGGGTGTTGCTCGGCCTGCTGGCGGCCGGCCAGCTGTGCGGCCACCTCGTCCTCAGTGCGGCCGGACATCACCACGCGGCGATCGCGGGTCCCCCCGCCGCGGTGATGCTCGCCGCGCACGCGGTGGCCATCGGGACGGGCGCGCTTTTGATCGCTGCAAGCGATCGGCTGTGCCGCGCGGTGTCGCGGGCCGTGCGCGGCGCGGTGCGGATCCTTGCTGCGCCGGTCGCGGGCCCGCCTGTCGTGGTGATCGGCGAGGCCGATCAGCCGCTGCGCTCGACACTTCTGATTGCGGCTTCGATGTCGTACCGGGGTCCGCCGGTCAGCCACCGCTGCTGACCGACACCCCAACGACACAAGAAAGCCACAATCAAATGCGATTCACTACTCGGGCGTCTTCGCGCGCCCTCATCGCCGGTGCGCTGGTATCCATCGGCCTGGTGGCCGGCGCCGCGCCCGCGTCAGCCCATGTTCGCGCGACTGCCGACAATCCCACACCGGGCTCCTATTCGGTGGTTACCTTCAACGTGCCCAACGAGTCCGAGAAAGGTGCGCTCACAACACAATTGAGTGTTGCTCTGCCCAACGTCGCGTCGGTCAGCACGGAATCCATGCCGGGTTGGACCGCCAAGCTGGACCGCGACGCGGCCGCCGGCACCGTCCGGTCGGTCACGTGGACGGCCGCACCTGGAACGGGCATCGCGCCGGATCAATTCGGCCTGTTTCGGATTTCGGTGAAGCTGCCCGACGCGCCGACGCTCAGCCTCCCGGCCACGCAGACGTATTCGGACGGGACGGTCGTCAAGTGGGACCAGGCAACGCCGCCGGGCGGAGCCGAACCCGAGTACCCGACACCGGAGATCCCGCTGACGGGTGCCAAGATCGCTGCGGGCGATGGTGATTCGATGCCGAAGACCCAGGCGGCTCACGCGACCCCTGCGGATGCACCCGCGGCCGACAACGCCGCACGCTGGCTGGCCGGAGGCGCGCTGGCGCTGGCCGCCGTTGCGGTGGCGACGGCGCTACTGGTACGACGACGAGCATGAATCGCCTTATCGCGACACTGGTGCTGGCCGTCTCGTTGACCGCCGCGGCGGTGGCGGGGGCCGGTGTCGCGTCGGCTCACGCGACCCGTCTTGCCACCGACCCGGTCGAGAACACCGAACTGACCACAGCGCCGCAGAAGGTCAGCGCGACATTCAACGAGCCGCTGCAACCGACGTTCGCCGCCATGACGGTTGTCGGCCCCGACAACAACCTCTGGTCGATGGGCGACCCGCAGGTCGACGGCGCGATCATCAGCGTCGGCCTGCGGCCGCTCGGTCCGTCCGGCACCTACACGGTGAACTACCGGGTGACGTCGGCGGACGGGCACGTGGTCTCGGGGTCGTGGTCGTTCAAGCTCACGGTGTCTGGCACGGGTACGCCGGGACCGTCGGCGTCGGCCACGAGCCCGGCGAATGACGGCATTCCGGTGTGGCCGTTCTTCGTCGTGGCGGGCCTGATCGTCGCCGGCGGCGCGCTGTGGGCGGTGCGACGGCAGAAGTGATCCCGCTGACCGCGACGCTGGCGCGGGCTGCGGCCGACTTCTCGGCGGTGGTCACGCTCGGTATTGCCGCGGTGCCGATGCTCGACATCGACCGCTACCGCGACGAGCTGACGCGCCGTGCGACCGGCCCGTTGACCATCGCCAGCGCAGCCTGGCTGCTCGGCGAGCTGCTCCGGCTGGGGGTGGAAGCCGCGCAGGCCGCTTCTGTTCCACTGTCGCGGCTGGGTGTGCACACCGCGGTCGATTTCGCCGTGCACACCACGCCGGGACGCTCGGGACTGGTCAGCACGATTGCCGCGGCGCTGGTGTGCGTGGCCGCGGTGGCGGCTCCGCGGTCGGCAACGACGAGCGTCGCGGTCGCGGGCATCGCGGCCGCGGGAGTGGCGGCACGTCCGCTCACCGGCCACCTGTCCGAGAGCGCACTGGGCGGGTTGGCGGTGGCCGTGCACACCTTGGCGGCGGCGCTGTGGTGCGGCGCGCTGGCAGCACTCGTGCTCACGGTCGATCATCGCGGTCAGTGGGCACGGGTGCTGCCGCGGTTCTCGCAGCTGTCGCTGGCATGTGTGGCTGCGCTGCTGGTGGGCGGTGTGCTCGGGACGCTGGTCGTGCTCGGAGCGCCGAGTGAGTTGTATGCGACCGCATACGGACGGCTGCTGTCGGCGAAGGTCGTGGTGACGGTGCTGCTCCTGCTGCTGGCCTACCGCAACCGCACGATGTGGCTGCCCGCCGCCCGCTCGCATCGGGTCACGGCCGTGGTGTCGCGGTCCCGGGCCGTGGTTGAGCTGGCGATGATGGCCGTTGCGCTGATGCTGGCGGCCGCACTGGCCGTGACCGGTTAGCCCAATTCACAGCCTGGCATGATGGGAACCACTGCCGGGGAGACGAACGGGCGCAAAGGAGCAGCCAGATGGCAGACCAGCAGGATCGACCCGACGAAACGCCTGACGCCGAAACACCGGCAGAGCAGCCGGCGTCGTCGGCGCCCAGCCTCGATCCGGCCCCGCCCGCCCCCGAACCGCCTGCACCGCCCGCACCGCCCGCACCGCCCGCCAAGAAGACACCGGCCAAGGCAGCAGCGAAGAAGGCACCGGCCAAGGCGGCCAAGAAGACGCCTGCGAAGAAGGCCCCCGCTAAGAAGGCCGCCAAAAAGACCGCAGCCAAGAAAGCACCACCAAAGAAGGCGGCTCCGACGGCCGCGAAACTGGCTGACACCAACGGCGATCTCGCGTCGGCGGCGAAAGAGGCTGCGGCGCAAGCAAAGTCGGCGGTGTCCACCGCCAGTAACCCCGTCAGCGGACCCGCGCCGGTGCCCCTGATCGGCCCCGAGCCGTCGCGGCTGCCGCTGGCCGCAGCCATCGCCGCCGGTGTGCTGGCGATCCTGGTCGTGCTGCTGGCGCGCAGGCACTCGGACGACTAGATCGAATCTCCCTTGACCCTCACACAGCGTCAGGGTCGATAGTGGCGTCATGGACGCCAAGACTGTCGGTGCGGTAGCCACCCTCACAGGCGTCTCCGTGCGCACCCTGCATCACTACGACCACATCGGCCTTGTGGTGCCGAGCGTCCGTACGCCTGCGGGCTACCGCGGTTACACCGACGCCGACATCGAGCGGCTTCATCTCGTGCTGGTGTACCGCTCCGCGGGGATGCCTCTCAACGAAATCCATGCGCTGCTGGACGACCCGGACGCGAATGTGCTCGAGCACCTGCGGCGCCAACACCAATTGCTGCTGGATCAGGCCGATCGACTTCAGCACACCATCAAGGCAGTGGAGGAACTGATGAACGCACACCGCAGCGGCATTCAGCTGACCGCGGAGGAGCAAGTAGAGATCTTCGGCACCACCGCATTCAGCGACGAGTACGCCACCGAAGCCGAACAGCGTTGGGGCGATACCGACGCGTGGAAGCAGTCGCAGCAACGGGTTTCGCGATTCAGCAAGCAGGACTGGATCGCGATCAAGGCCGAGGGCGATGCACTGCTGTCGGACTTGGCTCAGGCCAAGCGCGACGGCGTCGAGCCGGGATCCGACGAAGGGAACGCGCTTGCGGGACGGCACCGGGCGTCGATCGAACGGTTCTATGACTGCGGCGACGAGATGCACCGCAACCTGGTGCAGATGTATCTGACCGACGAACGGTTCACTCGCTACTACGACGACGTCGAACCCGGCTTGGCCCAGTACGTGCACGACATCGTGGTGGCTAGCATCGACGCGTGACCATCGAGCCCCGCCCCACCGCTGACCTCGTCGACGAAATCGGACCGGACGTCCGCAGCTGCGACCTGCAGTTCAAACAGTACGGCGGTCGTGTGCAGTTCGCGGGGTCGATCACGACAGTCCGGTGCTTTCAGGACAACGCGCTGCTGAAATCTGTGCTGTCCGAGCCGGGTAACGGCGGGGTGCTGGTGATCGACGGTGACGGCTCGCTCCACAGCGCACTCGTCGGCGACCTGATCGCCGGTCTCGGCGTCGACAACGGCTGGGTCGGGCTGATCATCAACGGGGCGGTTCGCGATGCGGCTACCCTGCGCACACTCGAGATCGGCATCAAGGCGCTTGGCACTAATCCGCGCAAGAGCAGCAAGACCGGCGATGGTCAGCGGGATGTCGCCGTCGAGTTCGGTGGCGTGGTTTTCAAGCCCGGTGAGATCGCCTATAGCGACGACGACGGCATTGTCGTCGTCGCCAAGGACTAGCCAAGCCTGACTGCGTTAGGCCGAAACTGGCTCAGCGGCACGATGTTTGGTGAATGCCAGCGCCTCATCGTCGACGCTGCCGTGCCGGATCAGCCGCAGGTCGAGCAGGTAGTTCTGCTTGAGCCGCCACGGCGCGACATGACCGGCCTTTGGCAGGTAGTCAAGTGCGCGTAGCACGTAGCCCGGCGTGAAGTCCATCAGCGGGCGTTCGTCGACCGAGTTGCCCGGATGCTGCGGCTCGACGGTGTCAAAGCCGTTGGCGTCCATGTAGTTCAGCACGCGGCAGACAAACTCCGACACCAGATCGGCCTTCAGCGTCCATGACGCATTCGTGTAGCCGATGGTGAAGGCCATGTTCGGCATGTGCGTCAGCATCATGCCCTTGTAGGCCATGGTGTCGGTGAGCTCGACGGGCACACCGTTGCGCGAGATCGCGGCGCCGCCGAACAGCTGCAGGTTCAGACCCGTTGCGGTGACGATGATGTCGGCCTGCAGCTCTTCACCTGACGTGAGCTTGATGCCGGTCTTCGTGAATCGCTCGATGGTGTCGGTGACGACGTCGGCCCTGCCGGCACGGATCGCCTTGAACAGATCGCCATTGGGTGCAAGGCACAGTCGCTGATCCCATGGGTTGTAGCTGGGACCGAAGTGCTTCTCGACGTCGTAACCCTCGGGCAGGCGCCGCTGAGCCATGGTCATCAGCGTCTTGCGCATGAAATGCGGGAAACGCCTGCTGATCTGGTATTGCGCGGACTGGAACAAGATGCTCTTCCACCGGTTCAGCACGTAGGCCGGCTTGGCGGGCAGAGTCTTGTTTGTTCGCACGGTGAATGG from Mycobacterium sp. JS623 encodes:
- a CDS encoding YcnI family copper-binding membrane protein; the encoded protein is MRFTTRASSRALIAGALVSIGLVAGAAPASAHVRATADNPTPGSYSVVTFNVPNESEKGALTTQLSVALPNVASVSTESMPGWTAKLDRDAAAGTVRSVTWTAAPGTGIAPDQFGLFRISVKLPDAPTLSLPATQTYSDGTVVKWDQATPPGGAEPEYPTPEIPLTGAKIAAGDGDSMPKTQAAHATPADAPAADNAARWLAGGALALAAVAVATALLVRRRA
- a CDS encoding copper resistance CopC family protein, producing MNRLIATLVLAVSLTAAAVAGAGVASAHATRLATDPVENTELTTAPQKVSATFNEPLQPTFAAMTVVGPDNNLWSMGDPQVDGAIISVGLRPLGPSGTYTVNYRVTSADGHVVSGSWSFKLTVSGTGTPGPSASATSPANDGIPVWPFFVVAGLIVAGGALWAVRRQK
- a CDS encoding CopD family protein; its protein translation is MIPLTATLARAAADFSAVVTLGIAAVPMLDIDRYRDELTRRATGPLTIASAAWLLGELLRLGVEAAQAASVPLSRLGVHTAVDFAVHTTPGRSGLVSTIAAALVCVAAVAAPRSATTSVAVAGIAAAGVAARPLTGHLSESALGGLAVAVHTLAAALWCGALAALVLTVDHRGQWARVLPRFSQLSLACVAALLVGGVLGTLVVLGAPSELYATAYGRLLSAKVVVTVLLLLLAYRNRTMWLPAARSHRVTAVVSRSRAVVELAMMAVALMLAAALAVTG
- a CDS encoding MerR family transcriptional regulator encodes the protein MDAKTVGAVATLTGVSVRTLHHYDHIGLVVPSVRTPAGYRGYTDADIERLHLVLVYRSAGMPLNEIHALLDDPDANVLEHLRRQHQLLLDQADRLQHTIKAVEELMNAHRSGIQLTAEEQVEIFGTTAFSDEYATEAEQRWGDTDAWKQSQQRVSRFSKQDWIAIKAEGDALLSDLAQAKRDGVEPGSDEGNALAGRHRASIERFYDCGDEMHRNLVQMYLTDERFTRYYDDVEPGLAQYVHDIVVASIDA
- the rraA gene encoding ribonuclease E activity regulator RraA; this translates as MTIEPRPTADLVDEIGPDVRSCDLQFKQYGGRVQFAGSITTVRCFQDNALLKSVLSEPGNGGVLVIDGDGSLHSALVGDLIAGLGVDNGWVGLIINGAVRDAATLRTLEIGIKALGTNPRKSSKTGDGQRDVAVEFGGVVFKPGEIAYSDDDGIVVVAKD
- a CDS encoding flavin-containing monooxygenase, yielding MTEFVDVVIVGAGISGISAAWHLQDRCPDKSYVVLERRENLGGTWDLFKYPGIRSDSDMFTLGFRFKPWTSEKAIADGPSIMAYLKETVAESGIDKHIRYGQQVVGADWSDAENRWTVRVERDGEEVEIKASFLFACSGYYNYDQGYSPEFAGSDDFEGTIIHPQHWPEELDYAGKNIVVIGSGATAVTLIPALANSGAGHVTMLQRSPTYIGALPDVDPFTVRTNKTLPAKPAYVLNRWKSILFQSAQYQISRRFPHFMRKTLMTMAQRRLPEGYDVEKHFGPSYNPWDQRLCLAPNGDLFKAIRAGRADVVTDTIERFTKTGIKLTSGEELQADIIVTATGLNLQLFGGAAISRNGVPVELTDTMAYKGMMLTHMPNMAFTIGYTNASWTLKADLVSEFVCRVLNYMDANGFDTVEPQHPGNSVDERPLMDFTPGYVLRALDYLPKAGHVAPWRLKQNYLLDLRLIRHGSVDDEALAFTKHRAAEPVSA